A single Schistocerca gregaria isolate iqSchGreg1 unplaced genomic scaffold, iqSchGreg1.2 ptg000867l, whole genome shotgun sequence DNA region contains:
- the LOC126323768 gene encoding transforming growth factor-beta receptor-associated protein 1-like produces the protein MSGLNIYTENLLLTTSDEKITASVTCTSLEKEKLLYIGTSTGRIVLYMLFWNADSKILESQRIQSIVVDKKKAITELAILGEVGILFSICGRCLNTWNSLSLEPTVSAPKCKNVSKICIYSGEDMTYRICIQRERRLLLYEYVGKFNLLKEIPLLSPVLEIAWSNNVLYLGFKKEYFLFDLTLNQFFLVAAFTTTPLIRRLSPTQMLLKQDQTGLLVPVYDTVGSKKVQTYEIPLKWDSPPNDILTDYPYVISLHDDRKLLEIHSAISWRLIQRIHLLTACNQAERLVPGFSICSSNPFFLVVTDTSILMHTAYDLSIQAEDLVHAGFIDEGIHLATLGNRCGRSDQELSLQLNLSAGWQYLKSLDFKKAFENFEKSSLLPTALLETSFPMLMLEPPASSQASMHIYDLIKSHHTSQPKIEECLKEVFGFVRSFLISSVSKPGVDPSSRATIFTAIFLLSVSLKGSEGDVWECLKTFPEDSLPVEELAKYCTEKEMWGPLALVYRYQKLYDRTLQIWFDINTGKKTDRSLPSNGLEEAISLLETLDDIEVVQKYAEWILSKGEDKLLRVLTSRRRPSRLPFDSVLNCISKLKCETLLEHYLEWLVFDCSVDEEEPETYLANFYLDCILASSVYGDDLAETAVENLSIYRRKLLKLIGTKNMYNKLNLINRMQGFPLYHEKASLWEKVKNHEKALETIVVYLRDINRAEEYCCRYEKEAGEGLFSLLFKLVLHTEEGLAVPTASFAILDKYFTKVKLTNALSMLPSTISVRHLHAHMMKLIRLVSSESRHLSVISQLEAYQNFYTKMKKMQMTAKSILLTNDTLCQVCKKRINEKIFALHRATALIHFSCLKNS, from the exons ATGTCGGGCCTAAATATATACACTGAAAACCTTTTGCTTACCACATCAGATGAAAAAATTACGGCCTCTGTTACCTGTACTAGTTTAGAAAAGG AAAAGCTGTTGTATATTGGCACCTCCACGGGAAGAATAGTGCTCTATATGCTGTTTTGGAATGCGGACAGCAAAATTCTAGAATCCCAGCGTATCCAATCCATAGTTGTTGACAAAAAAAAGGCTATTACAGAACTTGCAATACTAGGAGAGGTAGGAATTTTGTTTTCAATATGTGGTAG ATGCCTGAATACTTGGAATTCCTTGTCTTTGGAGCCGACTGTTTCTGCTCCAAAGTGCaaaaatgtttctaaaatttgTATATACTCTGGCGAAGACATGACTTACCGAATCTGCATACAACGAGAAAGACGTTTGCTCCTATATGAATATGTAGGAAAATTTAATTTGCTCAAG GAAATTCCGCTGTTGTCTCCGGTGTTAGAAATAGCCTGGTCGAACAATGTTTTGTATTTGGGCTTCAAAAAAGAGTATTTTCTTTTTGACCTCACCCTAAATCAATTCTTTCTAGTTGCAGCGTTTACGACGACTCCGTTGATTCGACGGTTGTCGCCCACACAGATGCTGTTGAAGCAGGATCAGACCGGTCTTTTGGTGCCAGTATATGACACTGTGGGTTCGAAGAAGGTTCAAACTTACGAAATACCTTTGAAATGGGATTCTCCGCCCAACGACATTTTGACAGACTATCCTTACGTCATCTCTCTTCACGACGATAGGAAGTTATTAGAGATACATTCTGCTATTTCCTGGCGTCTTATACAAAGAATTCACTTGTTGACAGCTTGCAACCAGGCCGAGCGACTGGTGCCCGGTTTTTCAATATGCTCTTCGAAtccattttttcttgtagttactGATACGTCTATACTTATGCATACAGCCTACGACCTGTCCATTCAAGCGGAGGACCTGGTTCACGCGGGGTTTATCGACGAAGGGATCCATCTGGCGACTCTCGGAAATAGGTGTGGCAGGTCGGACCAGGAGCTAAGTCTGCAGCTGAACCTGAGCGCTGGTTGGCAATATCTGAAATCACTCGATTttaaaaaagcgttcgagaattttGAAAAATCTTCTTTGCTGCCAACCGCTCTTTTGGAAACCAGCTTTCCCATGTTGATGTTGGAACCTCCTGCCAGTTCCCAGGCATCAATGCACATATACGATCTCATAAAAAGCCATCATACGAGCCAGCCGAAGATCGAGGAATGCTTAAAAGAGGTTTTTGGCTTCGTGAGGAGTTTCCTTATATCGAGCGTCTCGAAGCCCGGTGTGGATCCCTCGAGCAGGGCAACTATTTTCACTGCGATTTTCCTCTTATCTGTATCGCTAAAGGGTTCAGAAGGCGACGTTTGGGAGTGTCTGAAGACTTTTCCGGAGGATAGTCTACCAGTTGAAGAGCTGGCAAAATATTGTACCGAAAAGGAAATGTGGGGTCCGTTGGCATTGGTTTATCGTTATCAAAAGCTTTACGACCGCACGTTGCAAATCTGGTTCGACATAAATACTGGGAAAAAGACGGACCGCTCGTTGCCCTCGAACGGATTGGAAGAGGCGATATCGCTCCTCGAAACGCTTGATGACATAGAGGTTGTTCAGAAATACGCGGAATGGATTCTTTCTAAAGGAGAGGATAAATTGCTTCGCGTCCTCACGTCGCGACGTCGTCCGTCTCGTTTGCCTTTCGATTCGGTCTTGAATTGTATTTCTAAACTGAAGTGCGAAACACTGCTTGAGCATTACTTAGAGTGGCTGGTGTTTGATTGCAGCGTAGACGAGGAAGAGCCAGAGACATACTTGGCCAATTTTTACCTAGATTGCATCTTGGCTTCAAGTGTCTACGGAGATGACCTGGCGGAGACTGCAGTAGAGAATCTTTCGATTTATCGAAGAAAGTTACTCAAGCTGATCGGTACaaaaaatatgtacaacaagctGAATTTGATAAATCGAATGCAGGGATTTCCTCTGTATCACGAAAAAGCCTCTCTTTGGGAAAAAGTAAAGAATCACGAGAAGGCTTTAGAAACAATTGTTGTGTACTTGAGGGATATCAACAGAGCCGAAGAGTACTGCTGTCGATACGAAAAAGAGGCTGGCGAAGGTTTATTTTCACTTCTGTTTAAACTGGTCTTGCACACAGAAGAGGGATTGGCCGTTCCAACTGCTTCTTTTGCCATACTGGACAAGTACTTTACCAAAGTAAAATTAACTAACGCCCTCTCGATGCTTCCATCGACTATCAGCGTCAGACATCTGCACGCGCACATGATGAAGTTGATCAGGCTGGTGTCGAGTGAATCAAGGCATTTGTCTGTTATTTCCCAGTTAGAGGCATACCAAAACTTTTATACTAAAATGAAAAAGATGCAAATGACAGCAAAGTCTATTCTCTTAACAAATGATACCCTGTGCCAGGTTTGCAAAAAAAGGATCAACGAGAAAATATTCGCTTTGCATCGTGCGACGGCGTTGATTCATTTTAGCTGTCTAAAAAACAGCTGA
- the LOC126323767 gene encoding uncharacterized protein LOC126323767 has product MHIQMPSFESKKKFQAQVSDAVHSGDNSDSSDLAEPLKLPYKNSFEHTFENFHLIKQENSVYSKIYRFGPFSWRLILFPQGNTEEQDLSLYLDVADADELLPGWRREVTFKFTLVNVDESRNMTFSGTHIFRIEERDRGFANIMGHKYPIYMKESEGYLVNDALTFRITFEVEKIWDAGTFDGHSSFLNTIDYNAKIETGFVGLRNQGATCYLNSFLQSLFHLPYFRSAVYAIPTDSTNPTIPYALQLLFWDLETSNKPVFTTELTKSFGWKSEQLLMQHDIQELARLLEESLEDRMKGTPVEGTIEKLFRGQMQSCVRCTDIDFWSLKDEVFYDLSLNIHKCLYESIDKFTEVEKLEGPNRWKPNDTLGLQTANKWIKFKTLPPILHLHLKRFNFDWNLQAYVKDNSKLVFPPELDLSPYMVSENPNQSETLYALYGVLVHSGGMDGGHYYAFLRPYIKSQWYCFDDSLVKGVDESEAIDDNFGGNQIQYIRWQDGRSAPVASEKFRSAYMLIYVRKSDQSWIFDSNKKFHSTFLENMKMKSRLDVENDTWFRVFTGSEFAEHFGIGLAYINRQGKRTKLKKGVPLSQLINKIEKNISLQKVHRLWKVQLCEDKRHVILKEPFSSSELSQSMEVLQGSDSTFPADVLVYAESAVMEFEKQMTISEEFCDMEMNKSSVLVFFKIYNPKNQRLDYIKRVYMKSASKSDVLTKATQITMNAFSYFCGSIIVWQETATGLERVSKQDLSPVKNGSLFLIEQDDYQRLSAVSSPICRLYSLTEATFKSKEDPLSDPIVLCFQKYVSYKDLVKKLCATLGCKEDELSVYPADCHSGALQPSHTKIDMQNKVFFYKLSNSSEGNDEVEVSFFWRPDRQIVPLGPYSVRLRPDADVGTLLEAVEGGAAIGNFSTNAEICLLAKTRNELCVCPRDMPVSSIGSSVELVVAPSLKQAPNTKIVTIQFVKNVPPETNVGLPIFFELFEKEDVSSIIKRASETYILPDDYELSSIALFSSASSTLGQSDELDVHRLDKSSFPLLFCLTSKSDSKSDANLNV; this is encoded by the exons ATGCACATTCAAATGCCCTCCTTTGaatcaaaaaaaaaattccaagCCCAAGTTTCGGATGCTGTCCACAGTGGTGACAACAGTGATAGCAGCGACCTCGCAGAACCCCTCAAACTGCCCTACAAAAATAGTTTTGAACATACGTTTGAAAACTTTCATCTGATTAAACAAGAAAATTCAGTGTACAGCAAGATATATCGATTTGGACCATTCAGTTG GAGATTGATATTATTTCCACAAGGGAACACAGAAGAACAAGATTTATCGCTATATTTAGATGTTGCTGATGCCGATGAATTACTACCGGGATGGAGAAGAGAGGTAACTTTCAAGTTTACACTTGTAAATGTTGATGAATCGAGGAACATGACGTTTT ctggtacacacatatttcggATAGAGGAGAGGGACCGGGGATTTGCGAATATTATGGGGCATAAATATCCTATTTACATGAAAGAATCAGAGGGCTATCTCGTCAACGATGCCCTAACATTTAGAATAACATTTGAAGTAGAAAAGATTTGGGACGCTGGCACGTTCGACGGTCATTCTAGTTTTTTGAATACTATAGACTATAATGCAAAGATAGAAACGGGTTTTGTTGGCCTTCGAAACCAGGGAGCAACCTGCTATCTTAATTCGTTCCTTCAGAGTCTCTTTCACTTACCGTACTTTCGCTCTGCTGTGTACGCTATCCCGACTGATTCAACTAACCCCACAATACCGTACGCATTGCAGCTACTGTTTTGGGATTTGGAGACTAGTAACAAGCCCGTTTTCACGACTGAATTGACTAAAAGCTTTGGTTGGAAGAGCGAGCAGTTGTTGATGCAGCACGACATACAAGAGCTTGCACGCCTTTTAGAAGAGAGCCTAGAAGACCGCATGAAGGGGACGCCGGTCGAAGGCACTATTGAAAAACTTTTCCGAGGACAAATGCAGAGCTGTGTTAGGTGCACAGACATCGATTTTTGGTCCCTTAAGGACGAGGTGTTTTACGATCTCAGCTTAAATATTCAtaaatgtctctatgagtctataGATAAGTTCACAGAAGTCGAAAAATTGGAGGGCCCGAACCGATGGAAGCCCAATGATACATTGGGTCTGCAGACGGCCAATAAGTGGATTAAATTCAAGACGCTTCCGCCTATTCTTCATTTGCATCTCAAGCGCTTCAATTTCGATTGGAACTTGCAGGCGTACGTGAAAGACAATTCGAAGTTAGTTTTTCCGCCGGAGCTGGATTTATCTCCGTATATGGTTTCGGAAAACCCAAACCAGTCTGAGACCCTCTATGCCTTGTACGGTGTCCTCGTTCATTCGGGTGGAATGGATGGTGGACATTACTATGCGTTTCTTCGCCCGTACATTAAGTCTCAGTGGTACTGCTTCGATGATTccttggtgaagggagtggacgAGAGCGAGGCCATTGACGACAACTTTGGCGGCAACCAAATCCAATATATCAGATGGCAGGACGGACGCTCAGCACCAGTTGCCAGCGAGAAGTTCAGATCTGCTTATATGCTTATCTACGTTCGTAAGTCAGATCAGAGTTGGATTTTTGATTCTAACAAAAAGTTTCATTCTACGTTTttggaaaacatgaaaatgaagAGCCGGCTGGATGTGGAAAATGATACGTGGTTCAGAGTGTTTACAGGTTCCGAGTTTGCAGAACACTTCGGGATAGGATTGGCCTACATCAACAGACAGGGAAAGCGAACCAAGCTCAAAAAGGGCGTACCGCTTAGTCAGCTGATTAACAAGATTGAAAAAAACATCAGTTTACAGAAAGTTCATAGATTGTGGAAGGTCCAGCTCTGCGAAGACAAGCGACACGTGATTCTCAAAGAGCCTTTTTCGAGTTCTGAATTGAGTCAGAGCATGGAGGTTTTGCAGGGCTCTGACTCGACTTTTCCTGCAGACGTACTAGTGTATGCAGAAAGTGCCGTGATGGAGTTTGAAAAGCAAATGACGATTAGCGAGGAGTTTTGCGATATGGAAATGAACAAGTCGAGCGTtttggttttttttaaaatttacaatcCCAAAAATCAGCGTCTCGATTATATTAAGAGAGTCTATATGAAGAGCGCTAGCAAGTCCGACGTTTTGACGAAAGCGACGCAGATTACGATGAACGCATTTAGTTATTTTTGTGGCAGCATCATTGTTTGGCAAGAAACCGCGACTGGTCTTGAGAGAGTGTCCAAGCAAGATTTATCGCCTGTCAAAAATGGAAGTTTGTTTTTGATTGAACAGGATGATTATCAAAGGCTCAGCGCTGTCTCCTCACCGATTTGCAGACTTTATTCCTTGACTGAGGCTACCTTTAAGTCCAAGGAAGACCCGTTGTCAGACCCGATTGTTTTGTGTTTCCAGAAGTACGTTTCTTACAAGGATCTCGTCAAGAAGCTCTGCGCTACGCTGGGGTGCAAGGAGGATGAGCTGAGCGTTTATCCTGCGGACTGCCATTCGGGTGCGCTACAGCCGAGCCACACCAAAATAGACATGCAGAACAAAGTATTCTTTTACAAATTGTCGAATAGTTCTGAAGGCAACGATGAGGTAGAAGTGAGCTTTTTTTGGAGGCCAGATCGTCAAATCGTTCCTCTGGGTCCTTATTCCGTTCGTCTGAGACCGGATGCAGATGTAGGTACATTGCTTGAAGCCGTCGAAGGTGGCGCTGCTATAGGGAACTTCTCAACGAACGCAGAGATATGTCTGCTTGCCAAGACTCGCAACGAGCTCTGCGTGTGTCCAAGAGATATGCCTGTATCGTCTATCGGAAGTTCAGTCGAGCTGGTTGTGGCTCCCTCACTCAAACAAGCGCCCAATACTAAAATTGTGACGATACAATTTGTCAAAAATGTACCGCCCGAAACAAATGTGGGCCTGCCCATTTTTTTTGAATTGTTTGAAAAAGAAGACGTATCCAGTATCatcaaacgtgcatcagagacttaCATCTTGCCTGATGACTATGAATTGTCAAGCATAGCCCTGTTCTCCTCTGCTTCTTCGACGCTTGGCCAAAGTGATGAATTGGATGTGCACCGACTGGACAAATCCTCGTTCCCTCTCTTGTTTTGTCTGACTAGTAAGAGTGATTCGAAGAGCGACGCGAACTTGAACGTGTAA
- the LOC126323770 gene encoding uncharacterized protein LOC126323770: MTDGRHGSSVEESLDCPLCLEPLDDTERGFKPCPCGYQMCTFCWDRVSSDKCPACRRGYNPDSYAWIEVSRLPRSGEKKGHKSKVTDASAAFKSKKSLFNIRVIQRNLVYVKNLALEIAKEEILKQQEYFGQYGKIIKMVINRSHVYQGASVSCYVTYSTPEEACLCIRSIDGFELRQRKLRASFGTTKYCSYFLRNKTCTNSDCMYLHSMSEKEDNFTKEDMQVGKHLLRVPSFVPLSQTDPGYVQSIRSGFPPPRAVVQPQRLESREDGDAGADESSRIATGFHLEEGQCHAHSRDLTGSNRVKSAAAQRGVAGFKSAGHLAASEGFFAVRARSCSKSKVVRGFKKYVPRSTRHEGNANVPAGRETGQAQDCGRHRISDDSEDNSMSAFGLPDAEECSTDSAASPVDRFAQHFSQSRAANGRPPLLARVRSDLRDEFRVDLRGGLADDHRVDLKGDLGVESKGDRSSRSRSSPLLEGDSPVEARSERALLSSPEHLLVDCARNPAEASVGQADGKKSAYPSFASMPTGVWQSFAGGTLYDDWTRAPRGEDLFQGVDVIQNCAFGRGPMCFESESYLADSGIRLENRGLACEEYGYYPVAAGANFQQKSDFDRYDSRPPSYFYSQFDDKPPFGLDGTLHCAGDFNFQTRLDAASARELPKLVDQTCLAPPRQDTDDSSSVLISDAYPSERLVHVHSQNYVCNEHSIVVDDLNLSAMQVPVPRPLAPRLTFCPDPAALPADSNPTHHRVVNSDSTPWPNESLPSNSTSYSNTHNRAPPSGNHQLHGTFSPTNTTSNSPPYEHSCYGKQANPFSPPVIGHDEHCSNQKHTTTHTNPPKFLRNGGRPVGTEYEAPRYPPLPPSTLRQNPDSTTLDPGGGSHPSPPPSEPTPPNPTNDIPRPHRELFPPNGIGTAQEGDSTLSPSINDLTHISDHRVTLCAPSLSSTTAPPHPALFDHHRSSQQFHQKKIAQPPNLYLSQLRWPLNKTPSESVAPPPTPDPHPKPSPTHPSIFHPLSNGHPLSQHNIWSTPSIDDKHDSRDPFSPINQPPGQFILYSLGQNRTLSHHLSPNNP; this comes from the exons ATGACAGATGGGCGTCATGGGAGCTCTGTGGAAGAGAGCTTGGACTGCCCGCTCTGTCTAGAGCCCCTTGACGACACAGAAAGGGGCTTCAAGCCGTGTCCCTGCGGGTATCAG ATGTGCACGTTTTGTTGGGATCGAGTGAGTTCCGACAAGTGCCCTGCATGTAGGCGTGGCTACAATCCTGACTCATACGCGTGGATAGAGGTTTCTCGTTT ACCGCGTTCAGGGGAAAAAAAGGGGCACAAGAGCAAGGTGACGGACGCGTCAGCGGCGTTCAAGTCGAAGAAGTCCCTGTTCAACATAAGAGTTATACAGCGCAATTTGGTATACGTCAAGAACCTGGCGCTGGAGATTGCGAAGGAAGAG atattaaaaCAGCAAGAATATTTTGGCCAGTATGGCAAGATTATAAAGATGGTGATTAATCGATCGCATGTTTACCAGGGTGCGAGCGTATCGTGTTATGTGACATACTCGACGCCGGAGGAGGCATGTTTGTGCATAAGGTCGATAGATGGGTTTGAGCTCAGACAGAGGAAGTTGCGCGCGTCATTTGGCACGACGAAGTACTGTTCTTATTTTTTGCGAAACAAGACTTGCACGAATTCGGATTGCATGTATTTGCATTCCATGAGTGAGAAAGAGGATAACTTTACGAAGGAGGACATGCAGGTGGGGAAACACTTACTCAGAGTCCCGTCTTTTGTCCCGTTGAGTCAGACGGATCCTGGTTACGTGCAGTCGATTCGTAGCGGGTTTCCGCCGCCGAGGGCGGTTGTGCAGCCTCAGCGTTTGGAGTCCCGGGAGGATGGCGACGCGGGGGCGGACGAGTCTTCGCGGATTGCGACTGGGTTCCACTTGGAAGAGGGTCAGTGTCACGCTCACTCGCGCGATTTGACAGGATCGAACAGAGTCAAGAGCGCGGCTGCGCAGAGGGGCGTGGCGGGCTTTAAGAGTGCTGGTCACTTGGCGGCTTCGGAGGGGTTCTTTGCAGTGAGAGCTCGAAGTTGTTCTAAATCTAAAGTTGTCAGAGGCTTCAAGAAATATGTACCGAGGTCGACAAGACACGAGGGAAACGCCAACGTCCCAGCCGGGCGCGAGACTGGCCAGGCGCAAGACTGCGGTCGTCACCGAATATCGGACGACAGCGAAGACAACAGCATGTCGGCATTCGGCCTTCCTGACGCGGAGGAGTGCAGTACAGATTCTGCCGCGTCACCCGTTGACAGGTTCGCGCAACACTTCTCTCAGTCGAGGGCGGCGAACGGTCGTCCCCCCTTGTTGGCCAGGGTGAGGAGCGACCTCAGGGACGAGTTTAGAGTTGATCTCAGGGGCGGCCTCGCGGATGATCACAGGGTTGACCTGAAGGGAGACCTCGGGGTCGAGTCCAAGGGAGACCGCTCGTCTCGGTCCAGGTCGAGCCCCCTGCTCGAGGGTGATTCACCCGTTGAGGCAAGGAGCGAACGAGCGCTGCTCTCGAGTCCGGAGCACCTGCTGGTCGACTGCGCGAGAAACCCCGCCGAGGCGAGTGTCGGACAGGCGGACGGCAAAAAGTCCGCGTACCCCTCTTTCGCGTCGATGCCCACTGGTGTGTGGCAATCCTTTGCGGGTGGAACCTTGTACGACGACTGGACTCGAGCGCCGAGAGGGGAGGACTTGTTTCAAGGCGTCGACGTTATCCAGAACTGCGCCTTTGGACGCGGTCCCATGTGTTTTGAATCTGAGTCCTACTTAGCCGACAGCGGCATTCGGCTCGAAAACAGAGGTTTGGCTTGTGAAGAATACGGCTATTATCCGGTGGCGGCGGGCGCCAATTTTCAGCAAAAATCAGATTTTGACAGGTACGACTCTCGCCCACCCTCTTATTTCTACTCCCAGTTCGACGACAAGCCTCCATTTGGTCTGGATGGCACGCTACACTGCGCTGGCGACTTCAATTTCCAAACCAGACTCGACGCCGCCTCCGCTCGCGAATTGCCGAAGCTCGTCGACCAAACCTGCCTGGCGCCGCCTCGTCAAGATACAGATGACTCGTCTTCCGTCCTCATCTCCGACGCCTATCCCTCGGAACGCCTCGTACACGTTCACAGCCAGAACTACGTCTGCAATGAACACTCCATTGTGGTCGACGACCTAAACCTGTCAGCCATGCAAGTCCCGGTCCCACGGCCTCTGGCGCCTAGACTTACCTTCTGTCCAGACCCCGCCGCCCTACCCGCGGACTCCAACCCAACACATCACCGCGTTGTAAATTCAGACTCTACGCCGTGGCCGAACGAATCCCTTCCCTCCAACTCCACCTCATACTCTAACACACACAACCGAGCTCCCCCTTCAGGCAACCACCAACTGCATGGCACGTTCTCGCCCACAAACACAACCTCTAACTCACCGCCCTACGAGCACTCCTGCTACGGCAAGCAGGCAAACCCATTCTCCCCCCCTGTCATCGGGCACGACGAACACTGCTCAAATCAAAAACACACAACTACACACACAAACCCGCCCAAGTTCCTCCGTAACGGCGGGCGACCCGTCGGCACTGAATACGAAGCACCCCGCTATCCGCCTCTCCCACCTTCCACCCTTCGCCAAAACCCAGACTCAACCACCCTAGACCCAGGGGGTGGTAGTCACCCATCACCCCCCCCCTCCGAACCTACCCCTCCAAACCCTACTAACGACATTCCCAGGCCGCACCGTGAGCTCTTCCCTCCAAACGGCATCGGCACTGCCCAAGAGGGCGACTcgaccctctctccctccatcaaCGACCTAACACACATCTCAGACCACCGCGTCACCCTCTGCGCTCCTTCCCTCTCCtccaccactgctccacctcacccagcCCTCTTCGACCACCACCGCTCCTCTCAACAATTCCATCAAAAAAAAATCGCCCAACCGCCCAACCTCTACCTGTCCCAGCTCCGCTGGCCTCTCAACAAAACCCCCTCAGAATCCGtcgctcctccccccacccccgatCCTCACCCAAAACCGTCCCCCACCCACCCGTCCATCTTTCACCCCCTCTCAAACGGGCACCCCCTCTCTCAACACAACATCTGGTCAACCCCGTCCATAGACGACAAACACGACTCCCGCGACCCGTTCTCGCCCATCAACCAACCACCTGGTCAATTCATCCTCTACTCCCTCGGCCAGAACCGCACGCTCTCTCACCACCTGTCACCTAACAACCCATAA
- the LOC126323745 gene encoding uncharacterized protein LOC126323745 produces the protein MATTIPNYSYFFGLMGAATSLVFSCLGSAYGTCKSGVGVVSVGVMRPDLVMKAIIPCVMAGIIGLYGLVVAIYIAFNINPTEYSAFKGFSHLAAGLSVGLSGLGAGMSIGIVGDAGVRAYSQQPKLFIALMLILIFSEALGLYGLIVGIVLVIKS, from the exons ATGGCAACAACGATACCTAACTACTCGTACTTCTTTGGCCTGATGGGCGCTGCAACCTCTCTAGTTTTCTCTT GCCTTGGGTCGGCATACGGAACCTGCAAGTCTGGCGTGGGTGTCGTCTCTGTGGGCGTGATGAGACCCGACTTAGTCATGAAG GCAATCATCCCGTGCGTCATGGCTGGTATCATCG GTCTCTACGGACTTGTCGTTGCCATCTACATAGCATTTAACA TCAATCCAACTGAATACAGCGCCTTCAAAGGATTCTCCCACCTCGCCGCAGGGCTATCTGTAGGGCTTTCCGGATTGGGTGCAGGCATGTCTATTGGCATTGTGGGAGACGCCGGGGTGAGAGCGTACTCTCAACAGCCAAAACTGTTCATCGCCCTGATGTTAATCCTGATTTTCTCCGAGGCATTGGGACTCTATGGACTTATTGTAGGCATCGTTCTAGTAATCAAAAGCTAA